A genomic region of Nostoc sp. UHCC 0702 contains the following coding sequences:
- a CDS encoding polysaccharide biosynthesis protein — MNLLSFTLHKIVKQVINRLLGKLLKLRNRHLFICDMIVFSITPFLALLLRLDGNLEVQGYILELGITTILFLAVKLIVLWSYGFYKRYWRYASIEELIYIAMLIVGAVAIQTMLFEVVNNILYPVMDKLPRSLPFIDGLLSCIFIGALRFSFRVVERVSQRQLVFSSQERVLIIGAGSAGVSLLQEMQRNPQLGFYPVAFIDDDPQKLNVLIRGIPVLGNRDQIPKWVQSLHIQKAIIAMPTVTGKVIREIVDICKKTGVQTSTLPGIHEILNGRVRVDSIRDIRIEDLLRREPIQTDIERVSQFLNGKTVMITGSGGSIGSELCRQIFKCHPARIILIGHGENSVFNIQQELEQLIQVLNKDSKSPINTPQIYTFIADIRFLSRLKYAFEQFQPDVIFHAAAHKHVPLMELNPPEAITNNVIGTKNLLELALEYDVKHFVMISTDKAVNPTNVMGASKRVAEMLVLQAAKESGKHYVTVRFGNVLGSRGSVVPTFKKQIATGGPVTVTHPDICRYFMTIPEAVQLVLQAGVLGHSGEVLMLNMGEPVKIVDLAQELIRLSGYEVNKDIDIVFTGLRPGEKLFEELFIQGEEYEPTQHQKLFVVKNASRIIPTYLTVVVEDLCKAAAGNDSITIRFLLEQLIPGYTPDYSTINPQLDGLKVNTITTNYLPEIGTSVVKR; from the coding sequence GTGAATCTCTTATCTTTTACTCTTCACAAAATTGTTAAACAAGTGATTAATCGTTTATTGGGTAAATTGCTGAAGCTGAGAAATAGGCATTTGTTTATTTGTGATATGATTGTTTTTTCAATCACACCATTCTTAGCTTTACTTCTGCGTTTAGATGGCAATCTTGAGGTTCAAGGATATATCCTAGAATTAGGAATCACAACAATACTATTTTTAGCAGTCAAACTAATAGTATTGTGGAGTTATGGTTTTTATAAGCGTTACTGGCGCTATGCCAGTATTGAAGAACTGATATATATAGCTATGTTAATAGTGGGTGCGGTAGCCATCCAAACCATGTTATTTGAGGTAGTGAATAATATATTGTATCCTGTTATGGATAAACTGCCGCGATCGCTACCATTTATTGATGGGTTATTATCTTGTATTTTCATCGGGGCACTGCGTTTTAGTTTCCGGGTTGTAGAAAGAGTTAGCCAACGGCAACTAGTATTTAGCTCACAAGAAAGAGTACTAATTATTGGTGCTGGTAGTGCCGGAGTTTCCCTCCTCCAAGAAATGCAAAGAAATCCTCAGCTAGGGTTTTATCCAGTTGCTTTTATAGATGACGATCCTCAAAAATTAAACGTGCTTATTCGCGGAATTCCAGTATTAGGCAATCGCGACCAAATTCCTAAGTGGGTGCAATCTTTGCACATCCAGAAAGCAATCATCGCAATGCCTACAGTTACGGGTAAAGTCATTCGGGAAATAGTGGATATTTGCAAAAAAACTGGAGTGCAAACTAGCACATTACCTGGAATACATGAAATTCTCAATGGTCGTGTGCGAGTAGATAGTATTCGGGATATTAGGATCGAAGATTTGCTCAGACGAGAACCTATACAGACCGATATTGAGCGAGTATCTCAATTTCTCAACGGCAAAACAGTAATGATCACAGGTTCAGGCGGGTCAATTGGTAGTGAACTTTGCCGTCAAATTTTCAAATGTCACCCCGCCAGAATCATACTTATTGGACATGGAGAAAATTCTGTGTTCAACATCCAACAAGAACTAGAACAACTTATCCAAGTACTCAACAAAGACAGCAAATCGCCAATAAACACCCCTCAAATTTACACCTTTATTGCTGATATTCGGTTTCTTTCTCGATTAAAATACGCTTTTGAGCAATTCCAACCGGATGTAATTTTCCATGCAGCGGCTCATAAACATGTCCCGTTAATGGAATTAAACCCACCAGAAGCAATCACCAACAATGTCATCGGCACAAAAAATTTACTAGAACTAGCACTAGAATACGATGTCAAACATTTTGTGATGATCTCCACAGATAAAGCGGTGAATCCTACCAATGTGATGGGGGCTAGTAAAAGAGTTGCTGAAATGTTGGTGTTGCAAGCTGCAAAAGAAAGTGGAAAACATTATGTAACTGTGCGTTTTGGTAATGTTTTGGGCAGTCGTGGTAGTGTCGTTCCCACTTTTAAAAAACAAATTGCTACAGGTGGGCCAGTAACTGTTACCCATCCTGATATCTGTCGTTATTTCATGACTATCCCAGAGGCTGTGCAACTTGTCTTACAGGCTGGGGTACTTGGTCACAGCGGCGAGGTTTTAATGCTGAATATGGGCGAACCTGTGAAAATTGTTGATTTAGCACAGGAATTAATTCGCCTTTCAGGATATGAAGTCAACAAAGATATTGACATTGTATTTACAGGATTACGACCAGGAGAAAAGTTATTTGAAGAACTATTTATTCAAGGAGAAGAATACGAACCAACTCAACATCAAAAACTCTTTGTAGTGAAAAATGCCAGTCGGATTATTCCCACATATCTCACTGTAGTTGTAGAAGACTTGTGTAAAGCAGCAGCTGGCAATGACTCAATTACTATCCGGTTTTTACTCGAGCAGCTAATTCCTGGATATACCCCTGATTATTCCACAATTAATCCTCAATTGGATGGCTTGAAAGTAAATACTATTACTACTAATTACTTGCCAGAAATTGGGACTTCAGTTGTCAAGAGATAA
- a CDS encoding ATP-binding domain-containing protein, producing the protein MMRGIVAHTCADLEVMETAITKVRDSLIGTSFKAWKLDVETDAGKEIEVQCIHEDSWKLIDSALQLEKKRILGLSDRQDKKEAWKNYYEFLEDYNLIAKSKLMHRLQYAYALNIHQSQGSTYPYAFVDGNNIMGCQDPVMRNKLLYTGYTRASQHLHVCSKV; encoded by the coding sequence ATGATGCGTGGTATCGTGGCTCATACTTGTGCTGATTTAGAGGTGATGGAAACAGCGATTACCAAGGTGCGCGATTCGCTAATCGGTACTAGCTTTAAAGCATGGAAGCTTGATGTAGAAACAGACGCAGGTAAGGAGATAGAGGTGCAATGCATTCATGAGGATTCGTGGAAACTTATTGATAGCGCTCTCCAGCTAGAAAAGAAACGAATACTTGGCTTAAGCGATCGCCAAGACAAGAAGGAGGCATGGAAAAATTACTATGAGTTTTTGGAGGACTACAATCTCATTGCTAAATCTAAATTAATGCATCGCCTACAATATGCATATGCTCTCAACATTCATCAAAGCCAAGGCAGTACATACCCTTATGCCTTCGTGGATGGTAACAACATTATGGGTTGCCAAGATCCTGTGATGCGAAACAAGTTACTTTACACGGGATACACACGCGCGAGTCAACACCTTCATGTATGCAGCAAGGTGTAG
- a CDS encoding oligosaccharide flippase family protein, with product MKMWRLQSLFDLWKKLTSSSINGQIFGAAMTIAALTALVKVAAVGKELVVAQTFGTGDELDAFLIALVVPYFIINVVAGSFNTALIPIYMQVREQEGTKAAQRLFSGATTSGLGLLVITTLLMVASAPLYLPHIAAGFNPKKLELTFHLLYAIAPLILLSGMIVIWSAILNAQERFALAAVLPIMTSIVSVILLLVFKSNGIFALAAGLVCGAVLEAALLGLAVYKQGISLLPKWYGFNTHLRQLASQYTPRLVGAFVMCNTTLVDQSMAAMLAPGSVAALNYAYRVTAFPTSLTTTALSTAIVPYFSKMIAQENWIGVHRTFQQYIKLILIVTVPLTVLLIALAEPIIQILFQRGSFTASDTRLVAQIQACYALQIPFYVMENFVMRLITSMKVTYLLIWGAVLNLSINIAGNYFFMYWFGVKGIALSTSCVYLFSFLYLLFFAYKNLNKFMFAQKNII from the coding sequence ATGAAAATGTGGCGTTTGCAAAGCTTATTTGATTTGTGGAAGAAGTTGACAAGTAGCTCTATCAATGGCCAAATTTTTGGCGCAGCTATGACAATTGCTGCATTGACAGCATTGGTTAAAGTGGCGGCTGTAGGTAAAGAATTAGTGGTTGCTCAGACGTTTGGTACTGGAGACGAGCTAGATGCATTTTTAATAGCCTTGGTGGTTCCTTATTTTATTATCAATGTGGTCGCTGGCTCTTTTAATACTGCTCTGATACCCATCTATATGCAAGTACGAGAGCAAGAAGGCACAAAGGCTGCTCAAAGACTATTTTCTGGAGCTACAACCAGTGGTTTAGGACTGCTAGTAATCACCACATTATTGATGGTAGCCAGTGCGCCCCTATACTTACCACACATTGCTGCTGGGTTTAATCCTAAAAAATTAGAGCTGACTTTTCATTTACTCTATGCGATCGCGCCTCTGATTTTGCTGAGTGGGATGATTGTCATTTGGAGTGCTATTTTAAACGCACAAGAGCGTTTTGCTTTAGCAGCTGTGTTGCCCATTATGACTTCAATTGTGAGTGTTATATTGCTGCTGGTGTTTAAGTCGAATGGCATATTTGCATTGGCAGCCGGCTTAGTCTGCGGTGCTGTCCTAGAAGCAGCTCTTTTAGGATTAGCAGTCTACAAACAAGGCATTTCACTACTTCCAAAATGGTACGGTTTCAATACTCACCTACGTCAATTAGCTAGTCAGTACACCCCAAGACTTGTAGGAGCATTTGTCATGTGCAACACAACTCTGGTGGATCAATCGATGGCAGCAATGTTGGCTCCTGGGAGTGTAGCAGCACTAAACTACGCTTACAGAGTCACTGCATTTCCAACAAGTCTCACCACTACGGCACTCAGCACTGCTATAGTTCCTTATTTTTCTAAGATGATTGCTCAAGAGAATTGGATAGGTGTACATCGTACATTTCAGCAATATATAAAGCTGATCTTGATTGTCACTGTGCCGCTTACAGTACTCTTAATCGCACTTGCTGAACCAATAATTCAAATCCTGTTTCAAAGAGGCTCATTTACCGCTAGCGATACTCGATTAGTTGCTCAAATTCAAGCTTGTTATGCATTGCAAATTCCTTTTTATGTGATGGAAAACTTTGTTATGAGACTAATTACATCAATGAAAGTTACTTATCTTTTGATATGGGGGGCAGTATTAAACTTAAGCATAAATATAGCCGGAAACTATTTTTTTATGTATTGGTTTGGAGTTAAAGGAATTGCTTTGTCTACAAGCTGTGTATATTTATTTTCATTTTTATACTTACTATTTTTCGCCTATAAAAATTTAAATAAATTTATGTTTGCTCAAAAAAATATTATATAA
- a CDS encoding IS630 family transposase, protein MNESDRSQLQQLINRHNTAQQIVLRAKIILLASEGKNHGEIARLLDISLDMARLWRNRWLENSDKELSILQRLQDSERIGAPVKFSMEQVIELFALACSPPEDYGRSISHWTSRELADEIMKQGIIESISVRHVGRLLEEAELKPHQSRYWLTPPLDEEFDAKVEDITGLYISAIERYQNGERTISIDEMTGIQATERLEKDLPMRPGKVERREFEYIRHGTQSLIASFDIATGQIVEPNCGNTRTEEDFVQHIRRIIESDPQAIKWHLIMDCLNTHQSESLVRFVAQKEDLNIDLGIKGKSGILKSMKSRAAFLSDQTHRIVFHYTPKHSSWLNQIEIWFSILVRKLLKRASFKSQDDLKTRILEFIDYFNQTMAKPFKWTYKGKVLAI, encoded by the coding sequence TTGAACGAGAGCGATCGCTCACAACTCCAACAGTTGATCAACCGACACAATACGGCGCAACAAATAGTACTACGTGCAAAAATAATTCTCCTAGCGTCAGAGGGGAAAAATCATGGCGAAATTGCTCGATTATTAGATATAAGTCTTGATATGGCTCGTTTATGGCGAAACCGATGGTTGGAAAATAGCGATAAAGAGTTGTCTATTTTGCAGAGATTACAAGACTCAGAGCGTATTGGCGCACCAGTAAAATTTAGTATGGAGCAAGTAATCGAACTATTCGCCCTTGCATGTTCACCACCCGAAGACTATGGACGATCAATAAGTCATTGGACATCAAGAGAACTAGCGGACGAAATCATGAAACAAGGTATCATTGAAAGCATATCTGTCCGCCATGTTGGAAGATTATTAGAAGAAGCAGAACTTAAACCCCACCAGAGCCGCTACTGGTTAACCCCCCCTCTTGATGAAGAATTTGACGCAAAAGTTGAAGATATTACTGGTTTATACATCAGTGCGATTGAACGTTATCAAAACGGAGAGCGTACAATATCGATTGATGAAATGACTGGGATTCAGGCTACAGAGCGTTTAGAAAAAGATTTACCAATGCGACCGGGTAAGGTTGAAAGACGGGAGTTTGAGTATATTCGTCACGGTACACAAAGCTTAATTGCTAGTTTCGATATTGCCACTGGTCAAATTGTTGAACCAAATTGTGGAAACACAAGAACCGAAGAAGATTTTGTCCAACATATTCGTCGAATTATTGAAAGCGACCCTCAGGCAATCAAATGGCATTTGATTATGGACTGTCTTAATACTCACCAGTCGGAATCATTAGTTCGCTTTGTTGCACAAAAAGAAGATTTAAACATTGACCTTGGAATTAAGGGCAAAAGTGGCATTCTGAAATCGATGAAATCCCGTGCAGCTTTTTTGAGTGACCAAACACACCGAATTGTTTTCCATTACACACCCAAACATTCTTCTTGGCTCAACCAAATTGAAATTTGGTTCAGTATTTTGGTTCGCAAGTTACTCAAGCGTGCTAGCTTCAAAAGTCAGGATGACCTCAAAACCCGAATTCTCGAATTTATCGATTACTTTAATCAAACAATGGCTAAACCTTTTAAGTGGACATATAAGGGTAAAGTGTTGGCTATCTAA
- the ilvN gene encoding acetolactate synthase small subunit, which yields MKHTLSVLVEDEAGVLSRISSLFARRGFNIESLAVGPAEQGGVSRITMVVPGDDRVIEQLTKQLYKLVNVLKVQDITETPCVERELMLLKVNATSSSRSEVIELAQIFRARVVDVAEDSLTLEVVGDPGKMVAIVQVLQKFGLREIARTGKIALTRESGVNTELLKSLQAKVS from the coding sequence ATGAAACATACCCTTTCAGTTCTGGTAGAAGATGAGGCGGGTGTTCTGTCCCGCATTTCTAGTTTATTTGCCCGTCGCGGCTTCAATATAGAAAGCCTTGCTGTTGGCCCCGCTGAACAGGGAGGAGTTTCGCGCATTACTATGGTTGTACCAGGTGACGATCGCGTCATCGAACAACTCACTAAGCAACTTTATAAGCTCGTCAACGTCCTCAAAGTACAGGACATTACTGAAACTCCTTGTGTAGAGCGAGAATTGATGCTCCTGAAGGTGAACGCTACTAGCAGCAGCCGCTCAGAAGTTATCGAACTGGCTCAGATTTTCCGGGCGCGAGTTGTAGATGTGGCAGAAGATTCTCTAACCCTGGAAGTTGTTGGAGATCCTGGTAAGATGGTGGCGATCGTCCAGGTGCTACAAAAATTTGGTCTGAGGGAAATAGCCCGCACTGGCAAAATTGCCCTGACTCGTGAGTCCGGTGTCAATACTGAGTTACTCAAGTCTTTACAAGCAAAGGTTAGCTAA
- a CDS encoding glycosyltransferase, whose amino-acid sequence MKTKLAFIIRSLKYGGAETQLVNLAKGLEQQGFDVSVFYFYPNGSLVKDLQESKISTICLEKQGRWHIFSFFWHLVRHLKQIHPDILHGYLGVPNLLTILLKPFFPSTRMIWGIRNSHHAPNQFGWLGNVVFQLECLFSHFTDLIVVNSHAGKAYCLTHGFPADKMIVISNGIDTEKFQPDREARAKVRTEWGISENTILIGLVGRLDPRKDHPTFIKAAALLYKQRQNVHFVCVGSGSESYTRELHDLANELGISEKVIWAGAHTDMPAIYNSLDIAVSSSYTEGFPNVIGEAMACGVPCVVTDVGDSAWIVGDRSMVVPPRNPEALKTAIQQLIEKLETNSCNSVHIRHRIVEQFSIHQLVVKTKTTFLEISHEYQYQ is encoded by the coding sequence ATGAAAACAAAGCTTGCATTTATCATTCGCTCTCTTAAATATGGTGGTGCTGAAACACAACTAGTAAATCTAGCAAAAGGTTTAGAGCAACAAGGCTTTGATGTCAGTGTCTTCTACTTTTATCCTAATGGCTCTTTGGTGAAAGACCTACAAGAGAGTAAAATTTCAACAATCTGTTTAGAAAAACAAGGCCGTTGGCATATATTCAGCTTCTTTTGGCATCTTGTTCGGCATCTCAAACAGATACATCCAGATATATTACATGGATATCTTGGTGTACCCAATTTACTTACTATTTTATTGAAACCTTTTTTCCCTTCAACTCGAATGATTTGGGGGATACGTAATTCTCATCATGCTCCAAATCAGTTTGGCTGGCTAGGAAATGTTGTCTTTCAGTTAGAATGTCTTTTTTCTCACTTTACGGACTTGATCGTTGTCAATTCTCATGCTGGAAAAGCCTATTGTCTCACTCATGGATTTCCTGCTGACAAAATGATAGTAATATCTAATGGCATCGATACCGAAAAATTTCAGCCTGACCGAGAAGCTAGAGCAAAAGTACGAACAGAGTGGGGAATTTCAGAAAATACAATTTTAATCGGTTTAGTGGGGCGACTAGACCCAAGGAAAGATCATCCTACATTTATAAAGGCAGCGGCATTACTCTACAAACAGAGGCAGAACGTACATTTTGTTTGTGTGGGTAGTGGTTCAGAAAGCTACACACGAGAGTTGCACGATTTGGCTAATGAGTTAGGTATCAGTGAGAAAGTTATTTGGGCAGGAGCACATACAGATATGCCTGCAATATACAATTCCCTAGATATCGCTGTTTCTTCGTCCTACACCGAAGGGTTTCCCAACGTAATTGGAGAGGCAATGGCTTGTGGCGTGCCTTGTGTAGTTACAGATGTGGGTGACTCTGCTTGGATTGTAGGGGATAGAAGCATGGTTGTGCCTCCTAGAAATCCAGAAGCATTAAAAACTGCTATTCAACAGTTGATAGAAAAACTTGAGACTAATAGTTGTAATTCAGTACACATTAGACATCGAATCGTTGAGCAATTTTCAATTCATCAATTAGTCGTTAAAACCAAAACTACTTTTTTAGAAATATCTCATGAATATCAATATCAATAA
- a CDS encoding antA/AntB antirepressor family protein: MTNLAFSQNLALALYSSKEQFPIDLDDAWQWLGYATKQKAEQKLKSSFEENTDFLTKRLKTSTNGRPRQCVMLSIDCFKSLGMMAGTEQGKAIRRYFLECERIAKQTATESSLTSRLLAQSRHLNQLTSLEDQAARLRDDIANHEKAIAQSREKLKAVESEIEDIYIEVYQPIKEKLEYYESKKAKRASMSA, translated from the coding sequence ATGACAAACCTAGCATTCAGCCAAAACCTAGCACTGGCTTTGTATTCATCTAAAGAACAATTTCCTATCGATCTTGACGACGCATGGCAGTGGTTGGGATATGCCACCAAACAGAAAGCGGAACAAAAACTCAAAAGTAGCTTTGAAGAGAATACAGACTTTTTAACCAAACGGTTAAAAACCTCTACTAACGGTCGTCCTAGACAATGCGTTATGCTCTCCATCGACTGTTTCAAATCTCTGGGTATGATGGCAGGCACGGAACAGGGTAAAGCTATACGTCGTTACTTTTTAGAGTGCGAGCGTATCGCTAAACAGACAGCCACAGAATCATCATTGACTAGCCGACTTTTGGCACAATCTCGACATTTGAATCAACTAACTAGCCTAGAAGACCAAGCAGCAAGGCTAAGGGATGACATAGCTAATCACGAGAAAGCGATCGCACAATCAAGAGAAAAACTAAAGGCTGTTGAGTCAGAGATTGAAGATATCTACATCGAGGTGTATCAGCCTATCAAAGAAAAGCTTGAGTATTACGAATCAAAAAAAGCCAAGCGTGCATCAATGTCAGCATAA
- a CDS encoding BON domain-containing protein, whose protein sequence is MGWLKRLFGLEKPENAQVNPTPQPVPQAATTEAAPTATQSIPPERLGLNGEYDQSGLAKRVALAYDQDQQLDDVNSLWVAQTGSTVVLKGKVPSQDILNKMVSVARSVNGATDVDTNQVTIG, encoded by the coding sequence ATGGGCTGGTTAAAAAGACTTTTTGGTTTAGAAAAACCTGAAAATGCACAAGTTAATCCCACTCCCCAGCCAGTACCGCAAGCTGCTACTACCGAGGCCGCCCCTACCGCTACTCAATCAATTCCGCCAGAACGTTTAGGATTAAACGGTGAATATGACCAAAGTGGTTTAGCCAAACGGGTAGCATTGGCTTATGATCAAGACCAGCAACTTGACGATGTTAATAGCCTTTGGGTCGCTCAGACAGGCAGTACCGTAGTACTCAAAGGCAAAGTTCCCAGCCAAGATATTCTCAACAAGATGGTTTCCGTAGCGCGATCGGTTAATGGCGCTACAGATGTAGACACGAATCAAGTTACCATTGGCTAG
- a CDS encoding AAA family ATPase, whose amino-acid sequence MTKNIILAQNWENSEYRETLSENQLQAFDLIHKWYLNRDEARTPFVLKGYAGTGKTYCIQRVIKSLQQCFRWDNDYSMKPIKVAMCAPTHKARNVLEVASANAGLSVHIATLHSLCHLMPGDYDENGKQGMKINSYSNELHYQDFDLVIVDESSMIGEEILLFMPYMQIPTIFMGDPAQLPPVSDDDEQQESPVFTMPSIGLELTQVQRYSGAIADYVYLLRSDISAERIPRLENGNNLTKYNTETWLQHCLDSFRLKRGNTKALCWTNKRVASLNESIRSYILADADEFEIGEQLFCKEPIIKKSAASTARRK is encoded by the coding sequence ATGACTAAAAACATAATTCTTGCTCAAAACTGGGAAAACTCCGAGTACCGAGAAACGCTCTCAGAAAATCAACTTCAAGCTTTTGACCTTATCCATAAATGGTACTTAAACCGCGATGAAGCTAGAACTCCCTTTGTCCTTAAAGGCTATGCGGGAACAGGTAAGACATACTGTATCCAGCGAGTAATTAAATCGTTACAACAGTGCTTTAGATGGGATAACGACTATAGTATGAAGCCTATTAAGGTGGCGATGTGTGCCCCAACTCACAAAGCTAGAAACGTCCTTGAGGTTGCATCAGCTAATGCGGGCTTATCAGTGCATATAGCCACATTGCATAGCCTCTGTCACCTGATGCCGGGAGATTATGATGAAAATGGCAAACAGGGGATGAAGATTAATTCATACTCGAATGAACTGCACTACCAAGATTTTGACTTGGTGATTGTAGACGAATCATCAATGATTGGGGAGGAGATACTACTGTTCATGCCATACATGCAAATACCTACCATTTTTATGGGCGATCCAGCACAACTTCCTCCTGTGTCAGATGATGACGAACAACAAGAATCACCCGTATTCACAATGCCATCAATCGGGCTTGAACTTACGCAAGTGCAGCGTTATAGCGGCGCGATCGCCGATTATGTCTATCTGCTTAGGTCTGATATTAGCGCTGAGCGCATACCACGACTAGAGAACGGAAATAATTTAACCAAGTACAACACTGAAACATGGCTACAGCATTGCCTTGATAGCTTTAGGCTCAAGCGTGGCAATACTAAGGCACTGTGCTGGACTAACAAACGGGTAGCGTCTCTTAATGAATCCATCCGCAGTTACATACTTGCAGATGCTGATGAATTTGAAATAGGGGAACAGCTTTTTTGCAAGGAACCAATTATCAAAAAAAGTGCAGCTAGTACAGCACGGCGGAAATAA
- a CDS encoding alpha/beta fold hydrolase has translation MTNTVHWQQRVGNQRDWVWRGWQTRYTYIRPVKDQQKTTPLILLHGFGASIGHWRHNLEVLGEYHTIYALDMLGFGASEKAPINYSIELWVEQVYDFWKAFIRQPVVLVGNSNGSLISLAAASAHPDMVQGIVMMSLPDPSLEQEAIPAVLRPVVTAIKNIVASPIFLKPVFHFVRRPGILRRWASLAYANPEAVTDELIEILAGPPQDRGSARAFSALFKAAIAVNFSPSVKAVLPTLTIPMLLIWGQKDRFVPPILANRFTQYNENLQLLKLEDVGHCPHDECPEQVNQAILEWIEQKVRS, from the coding sequence GTGACCAATACCGTACATTGGCAGCAACGGGTTGGTAATCAAAGGGACTGGGTGTGGCGGGGCTGGCAAACCCGCTATACTTACATTCGACCTGTGAAAGACCAGCAAAAAACAACACCTCTAATATTGCTACACGGGTTTGGTGCTTCCATTGGTCATTGGCGGCATAATTTAGAGGTATTAGGCGAATACCACACAATCTACGCCTTAGATATGCTGGGTTTTGGTGCTTCTGAAAAAGCGCCGATAAATTATAGTATAGAATTGTGGGTAGAACAAGTATATGACTTTTGGAAAGCCTTTATCCGTCAACCAGTGGTGCTAGTAGGGAATTCCAATGGTTCACTGATTTCCTTAGCGGCTGCCTCTGCCCATCCGGATATGGTGCAAGGTATTGTAATGATGAGTCTGCCCGACCCATCGCTAGAACAAGAAGCTATTCCTGCTGTTTTGCGACCTGTGGTTACAGCAATCAAAAATATTGTTGCTTCCCCAATTTTCTTGAAACCAGTGTTTCACTTTGTGCGCCGACCCGGTATCCTGCGTCGCTGGGCCAGCCTTGCTTATGCTAATCCAGAGGCAGTTACTGATGAACTTATAGAGATTTTAGCTGGGCCTCCTCAAGACCGTGGTTCTGCCCGTGCTTTTAGTGCCTTGTTTAAAGCTGCGATCGCTGTTAACTTTAGTCCCAGTGTCAAAGCAGTGTTACCAACCTTAACAATTCCGATGCTATTAATTTGGGGGCAAAAAGACCGTTTTGTCCCCCCCATACTGGCTAATCGATTTACTCAATACAACGAAAATTTACAATTACTGAAGTTAGAGGATGTAGGGCATTGTCCCCACGATGAATGCCCAGAACAAGTGAACCAAGCTATTTTAGAGTGGATTGAGCAAAAAGTGCGATCGTGA